One window from the genome of Patescibacteria group bacterium encodes:
- a CDS encoding four helix bundle protein, which yields MNKKSENFDLEKRTAKFSEEAIIFAKQIKRDVVNLPMISQFVKSATSVGANYCEANGASLRKDFKNKIYICKKEAKETKYWLQLIAKANPEHKETCRKLWKEVHELTLIFSKIILTLEGKK from the coding sequence ATGAACAAAAAATCAGAAAATTTTGATCTTGAAAAAAGAACTGCGAAATTCAGCGAAGAAGCAATTATCTTCGCAAAACAAATCAAGCGGGATGTTGTCAATCTTCCAATGATTAGCCAGTTCGTAAAATCAGCCACTTCAGTCGGAGCCAACTATTGCGAGGCGAACGGCGCCAGTTTGAGAAAAGATTTCAAGAATAAAATTTATATCTGTAAGAAGGAGGCAAAAGAAACAAAATACTGGCTGCAGCTCATCGCCAAAGCCAATCCGGAACACAAGGAAACATGTCGAAAATTATGGAAAGAAGTCCACGAGCTTACGCTGATATTCTCAAAAATCATCCTAACCCTAGAAGGAAAAAAATAA